The following coding sequences lie in one Allochromatium vinosum DSM 180 genomic window:
- a CDS encoding M15 family metallopeptidase: MLSSWLHTLKVGASEKPGAVQTGGAVDLALMQNQERVDMGSGVNALEERSHLLSERIPPLAQAHRRLLLLAMLQAGFAPMPSEWWHYSYGDGYWAAYAQQPQAIYGQV, encoded by the coding sequence TTGCTGTCTTCATGGCTCCATACTCTCAAGGTTGGAGCCTCCGAGAAACCCGGGGCGGTTCAGACCGGCGGCGCGGTGGATCTGGCGTTGATGCAGAACCAGGAACGCGTCGACATGGGATCGGGCGTCAACGCGCTTGAGGAACGCTCACACCTACTGTCCGAACGGATTCCGCCGCTCGCCCAGGCACATCGCCGATTGCTCCTGCTGGCGATGCTCCAGGCCGGTTTTGCGCCCATGCCCTCGGAATGGTGGCACTATTCCTATGGCGATGGCTATTGGGCGGCGTATGCGCAGCAACCCCAGGCGATCTACGGTCAGGTTTGA
- a CDS encoding DUF2269 family protein: MLYAGLKTLHLIGVVLLVGNAIVTLIWKLAAHRTRDPRVLAFAQRLVVITDVWFTVGGVVLLALGGYGAALVAGLDVLNVGWLVWGQGLLALSGALWAGVLVPAQIRQGRQARAFAESGEIPASYWRAGRRWAVWGVAATVLLLVAVGVMVAKPV; encoded by the coding sequence ATGCTCTACGCCGGTTTGAAAACACTCCATCTCATCGGCGTCGTGCTGCTGGTCGGCAACGCGATCGTCACCCTGATCTGGAAACTCGCCGCCCACCGGACCCGCGATCCGCGTGTGTTGGCCTTCGCCCAACGGCTGGTGGTCATCACGGACGTTTGGTTCACCGTCGGCGGTGTGGTGCTGCTCGCGCTCGGCGGCTACGGGGCGGCGCTCGTCGCGGGCCTCGATGTCCTGAACGTCGGCTGGTTGGTCTGGGGACAGGGGTTGCTGGCCCTCTCGGGCGCGCTCTGGGCCGGCGTGCTGGTCCCGGCGCAGATCCGCCAGGGTCGGCAGGCGCGGGCCTTCGCTGAAAGCGGGGAGATTCCGGCGAGCTACTGGCGGGCGGGGCGGCGCTGGGCCGTGTGGGGTGTGGCGGCGACCGTGCTGCTGCTGGTCGCCGTCGGGGTCATGGTGGCCAAGCCAGTTTGA
- a CDS encoding 4a-hydroxytetrahydrobiopterin dehydratase, with product MSTTRLDTDTLTTALTDLNALGQGGWSLSGGQLCKTFVFTDFVRAFGFMTQVALIAESMNHHPDWSNVYGQVRVALSTHESGGITERDIALARQMERLVAIAEMHVTQ from the coding sequence ATGTCTACGACACGACTCGATACCGATACCTTGACGACCGCCCTCACCGACCTCAACGCCTTGGGCCAGGGCGGCTGGTCGCTCTCCGGCGGCCAGTTGTGCAAAACCTTCGTCTTCACGGACTTCGTACGCGCCTTCGGCTTCATGACCCAGGTGGCCCTGATCGCCGAGTCCATGAACCATCATCCCGACTGGAGCAACGTCTACGGACAGGTGCGCGTGGCACTGAGCACGCATGAGAGCGGCGGGATCACCGAGCGCGATATTGCGCTTGCGCGGCAGATGGAGCGGTTGGTGGCGATCGCTGAAATGCACGTCACTCAGTGA
- a CDS encoding lysozyme inhibitor LprI family protein, with the protein MSAAIAWGQLSAERRKALQSAQRLWIQYRDANCDFYLDPEGGTLHRVMAADCVLRETAERAKELDGLADVYGH; encoded by the coding sequence GTGAGCGCCGCGATTGCTTGGGGCCAGCTGTCGGCTGAACGCCGGAAAGCGCTTCAGTCGGCGCAGCGGTTGTGGATTCAGTATCGGGATGCGAACTGCGACTTCTACCTCGACCCCGAAGGTGGGACGCTCCATCGTGTGATGGCCGCCGACTGCGTGTTGCGGGAAACGGCCGAACGCGCGAAGGAGTTGGACGGTCTGGCCGACGTCTACGGTCACTGA
- a CDS encoding NifB/NifX family molybdenum-iron cluster-binding protein, giving the protein MKIAVTAETNQGLDSPVAQHFGHAPYFVLAELEQGGVRTSEVVANPFAEAHEPGQIPAFIHQQGAQVMISGGMGGRAIAFFHEAGIETATGAGGTVGEALQAYLAGRLTGAAPCADSVAHGHG; this is encoded by the coding sequence ATGAAGATTGCCGTAACCGCTGAAACCAACCAGGGACTCGACAGTCCCGTCGCCCAGCATTTCGGGCACGCCCCCTATTTCGTGCTGGCCGAGCTGGAGCAGGGGGGCGTGCGGACCTCTGAAGTAGTAGCCAATCCCTTCGCTGAAGCGCATGAACCGGGGCAGATTCCCGCTTTCATCCATCAGCAAGGCGCTCAGGTGATGATCAGCGGCGGCATGGGCGGACGCGCCATCGCCTTTTTCCATGAAGCCGGTATCGAGACCGCAACCGGAGCCGGCGGAACGGTCGGCGAGGCGCTGCAAGCCTATCTGGCCGGTCGGCTGACGGGCGCGGCTCCCTGTGCCGACAGCGTCGCGCATGGGCATGGGTGA
- a CDS encoding nucleotide-binding protein: protein MKEIVILSGKGGTGKTSVTAALAHQAALAQPGRWLLADADVDAANLALLLEARATVAEPFVSGAVAVIDRDTCSDCGACEAACRYEALAQIDGRWQVDPIACEGCGACLDRCPSEALSLVPQTVGTCRRSETPYGPLHHAHLNPGQENSGKLVTAVKRRARAQAEAEGCAGLLVDGPPGIGCPVIAAVSGASLALLVTEPTVSGREDLERALATVRHFRVPARICINKADLYPEGTRAIEELGAALGVATIARLPFDLSLAEALAAGRPVTAHRPEAPVSRALAALWTTLQAPLGHTAGSA, encoded by the coding sequence ATGAAGGAGATCGTGATACTCAGCGGCAAGGGCGGCACCGGCAAGACCAGTGTCACTGCGGCGCTGGCCCATCAGGCGGCCCTGGCCCAGCCGGGGCGCTGGCTGTTGGCCGATGCCGATGTGGACGCCGCCAATCTGGCGCTACTGCTGGAGGCCCGCGCCACAGTGGCCGAGCCCTTCGTCAGCGGCGCGGTGGCGGTCATCGACCGCGACACCTGTAGCGACTGCGGCGCCTGTGAAGCCGCCTGCCGTTACGAGGCGCTGGCGCAGATCGATGGGCGCTGGCAGGTCGATCCGATCGCCTGCGAAGGTTGCGGGGCCTGTCTCGATCGCTGTCCCAGTGAGGCGCTGTCATTGGTGCCGCAGACGGTCGGTACCTGTCGGCGTTCCGAGACGCCCTATGGTCCGCTGCACCATGCCCATCTGAATCCGGGCCAGGAGAACTCGGGCAAGCTGGTGACAGCCGTCAAGCGCCGGGCGCGCGCTCAGGCCGAAGCGGAGGGCTGTGCGGGTCTCCTCGTCGATGGCCCGCCGGGCATCGGCTGTCCGGTGATCGCCGCCGTGTCCGGGGCCAGTCTGGCGTTGCTGGTGACTGAGCCGACAGTCTCGGGGCGCGAGGATCTGGAGCGCGCCCTGGCGACGGTACGACATTTCCGGGTACCGGCACGGATCTGTATCAACAAGGCCGATCTCTATCCTGAGGGCACGCGTGCCATCGAGGAACTGGGTGCGGCGTTGGGTGTGGCCACGATCGCCCGGTTGCCGTTCGACCTGAGCCTGGCCGAGGCGCTGGCCGCCGGACGGCCGGTGACGGCCCATCGTCCGGAGGCACCGGTGAGCCGGGCGCTCGCCGCACTCTGGACGACTTTACAAGCGCCTCTCGGCCACACGGCCGGATCGGCTTGA
- a CDS encoding ATP-binding protein, which produces MRVVVASGKGGTGKTTLATALAQVAAETQAVRVLDCDVEAPNAALFLHPQWSSGAEVTRPVPRVDAERCTACGRCAEVCRFNALAVVGGAVLVFDDLCHGCGRCTWICPEQAIHEEPLTVGRIEAGWTPEGIDLAQGLLRIGQPMGLPVLRALKHWPPTTESASVSVSARPSPWIEIRDAPPGASCPVVETLRGADAVILVTEPTAFGLHDLRQVVGIVQELGLPAWVVINRDGIGQAPIDAYCAEQGLPIALRLPLERRLAEALARGQSLLAAAPEYRPAIRHLLERLRCEVSGA; this is translated from the coding sequence ATGCGTGTGGTGGTAGCCAGCGGCAAGGGCGGCACGGGTAAGACGACGCTCGCGACCGCACTGGCCCAGGTCGCGGCGGAAACCCAGGCGGTGCGCGTGCTCGACTGCGACGTGGAAGCGCCGAACGCGGCGCTGTTTCTGCATCCGCAGTGGTCGAGCGGGGCGGAGGTCACGCGCCCCGTGCCGCGCGTGGACGCCGAGCGTTGCACCGCCTGCGGGCGCTGTGCCGAGGTCTGTCGGTTCAATGCCCTGGCCGTCGTTGGCGGCGCCGTGCTGGTGTTCGATGATCTCTGCCATGGCTGCGGACGCTGCACCTGGATCTGTCCCGAACAGGCCATTCACGAAGAGCCGCTGACGGTCGGTCGGATCGAAGCCGGCTGGACGCCCGAGGGCATCGATCTGGCGCAGGGCCTGCTGCGCATCGGTCAGCCGATGGGGCTGCCGGTGTTGCGAGCCCTGAAGCACTGGCCGCCTACGACCGAGTCCGCGTCTGTATCCGTATCCGCACGTCCGTCGCCCTGGATCGAGATCCGCGACGCCCCGCCCGGTGCCTCCTGCCCCGTGGTCGAGACCCTGCGCGGGGCCGATGCGGTGATCCTGGTGACTGAGCCGACCGCCTTTGGTCTGCATGATCTGCGGCAGGTGGTGGGCATCGTCCAGGAGCTGGGGCTACCGGCCTGGGTAGTGATCAATCGCGACGGCATCGGCCAGGCCCCGATCGACGCCTATTGCGCCGAGCAGGGGCTGCCGATCGCGCTCCGCCTTCCGCTGGAGCGGCGGCTGGCCGAGGCGCTGGCGCGCGGCCAGTCGCTGCTGGCGGCCGCGCCCGAGTATCGCCCCGCGATACGCCATCTGTTGGAGCGTCTGCGGTGCGAGGTGAGCGGAGCATGA
- a CDS encoding NifB/NifX family molybdenum-iron cluster-binding protein, which yields MKLAISMAGDTLEAAFDARFGRAPFFVLVDSESGEWTCLPNPALEADGGAGVRAAQFLASQGAQAVVSGAYGPKAWTTLHAAGLRTLLAPEGQDALIGRQLLDQFRAGALRAAEAASHDGHHGG from the coding sequence ATGAAACTGGCGATCTCGATGGCCGGTGACACGCTCGAGGCCGCCTTCGATGCCCGTTTTGGGCGTGCGCCGTTCTTCGTCCTGGTCGACAGCGAAAGCGGCGAGTGGACATGTCTCCCCAATCCGGCGCTGGAGGCTGACGGCGGTGCCGGCGTGCGCGCGGCGCAGTTCCTTGCCTCTCAGGGCGCGCAAGCCGTGGTCAGCGGCGCCTATGGGCCGAAAGCCTGGACCACGCTGCACGCCGCCGGCCTCCGCACCTTACTGGCCCCCGAAGGGCAGGACGCCCTGATCGGGCGTCAGTTGCTAGACCAGTTTCGCGCCGGCGCCCTGCGCGCGGCCGAGGCGGCCAGCCACGACGGTCATCACGGAGGCTGA
- a CDS encoding cytoplasmic protein: MQDGTGPRGAGRGQGQGRGRGPCGRGRRAMAGQGFGRLGRSEFGVSAAARPLSEEIAQLRVQLEQLERGVLSESAR; encoded by the coding sequence ATGCAAGATGGAACAGGTCCGCGTGGAGCCGGACGGGGTCAGGGTCAAGGACGTGGACGCGGTCCCTGTGGCCGTGGTCGACGCGCCATGGCCGGTCAGGGTTTCGGTCGCCTGGGGCGTTCGGAATTCGGTGTTTCAGCGGCCGCCAGGCCGTTGAGTGAAGAGATCGCCCAGTTGCGCGTGCAGCTGGAACAGTTGGAGCGTGGTGTCCTGTCGGAGTCGGCGCGATGA
- a CDS encoding DUF134 domain-containing protein — MPRHRRTRRIGFDPGELCFKPCGRRGRQLETLTLRPDELEALRLMDLEGLYQEEAAERLGVSRTTLSRTLARARQTVAAALIGGRRLVLEPPSPPSVVEQNQE, encoded by the coding sequence ATGCCCAGACACCGCCGCACACGCCGGATTGGCTTCGATCCCGGCGAACTCTGCTTCAAACCCTGCGGACGACGCGGACGTCAGCTCGAAACCCTCACGCTGCGCCCGGATGAGCTCGAAGCCCTGCGTCTGATGGATCTCGAAGGGCTGTACCAGGAGGAAGCCGCCGAACGGCTGGGGGTGTCGCGCACCACGCTGTCGCGCACGCTGGCGCGGGCGCGGCAGACCGTCGCCGCCGCCTTGATCGGCGGCCGGCGGCTCGTGCTCGAACCGCCGTCTCCGCCGTCAGTCGTCGAACAGAACCAGGAGTAG
- a CDS encoding GTPase family protein: MNRIDPWWLVSLLLWLVPFVALLPLGFVWLHQHDAALYWFATIILCGLLGFGVQFWLRRRERAALDLEHTGPDPAWPPSADGAWTQVEELAETLDPADWPLDEEMRLGVLALRTLERVAGHFHPEVETPLLELRVPHALLIIERASRDLRRSITEHVPLSHRLTIGTLARAYRWRGFAERVLSLYRAGHLVLNPVGALLNEALGQLRQRGFAAAREDLYRWLLQEYVRQVGRYAIELYSGRLPLNDAEPVERLTRDSRRDLERAVEIERAPREHLEQEPMRFLVLGRSNAGKSSLINALFGHPRAAVDILPDTTRALTPYRLEHDGLDQALILDSLGAERLSYQTLHDAANVADAILWVSAAHRPDRQSERRTLQALRTALAARIDRRPPPVLVVVTHIDQLRPLREWRPPYDLTDTTCLKAMSIQAAVAALATDLDVPIAHVIPVCLAEGRFYNVEDTLWAALLEQMDRAQRARLLRCQVAQRRQENWTLLRRQLANAGRFLLAWPGRSSRHSAPP; this comes from the coding sequence ATGAATCGAATCGATCCCTGGTGGCTGGTCTCGCTGCTGCTGTGGCTGGTGCCCTTCGTCGCGCTCCTGCCGCTGGGATTCGTCTGGCTGCACCAGCACGACGCGGCGCTCTACTGGTTCGCCACCATCATCCTCTGCGGACTGCTCGGATTCGGCGTGCAGTTCTGGCTCAGGCGACGCGAGCGTGCCGCGCTCGATCTGGAACACACGGGACCGGACCCGGCCTGGCCGCCATCCGCCGACGGGGCCTGGACCCAGGTCGAGGAGCTGGCCGAGACGCTCGACCCGGCCGATTGGCCGCTCGACGAAGAGATGCGGCTTGGGGTGCTCGCCCTGCGTACCCTGGAGCGGGTCGCCGGTCATTTCCATCCCGAGGTCGAGACCCCCCTGCTCGAACTGCGTGTCCCGCACGCCCTGCTCATCATCGAGCGCGCGAGCCGCGATCTGCGACGAAGTATCACCGAGCACGTCCCGCTGAGTCATCGTCTGACCATCGGCACGCTGGCGCGCGCCTATCGCTGGCGGGGGTTTGCCGAGCGGGTGCTGAGTCTCTATCGCGCTGGTCATCTGGTCCTCAACCCGGTCGGCGCTCTGTTGAACGAAGCCCTGGGTCAGCTGCGCCAGCGCGGCTTTGCGGCGGCACGCGAGGATCTCTATCGCTGGCTGCTCCAGGAATATGTGCGCCAGGTCGGGCGCTACGCCATCGAACTCTACAGCGGGCGCCTGCCGCTGAACGACGCCGAGCCGGTCGAGCGGCTGACCCGGGATTCGCGACGCGACCTGGAGCGTGCCGTCGAGATCGAACGCGCACCCCGCGAGCATCTGGAACAGGAGCCAATGCGTTTTCTGGTGCTCGGACGTTCGAACGCCGGTAAGTCGAGCCTCATCAACGCACTCTTCGGGCATCCGCGCGCGGCGGTCGACATCCTGCCGGACACCACGCGGGCGCTCACGCCCTATCGGTTGGAGCACGACGGTCTCGATCAGGCGCTGATTCTGGATTCGCTAGGTGCTGAGCGGCTGAGCTACCAGACCCTGCACGATGCAGCCAACGTGGCTGACGCCATTCTCTGGGTGAGTGCGGCGCACCGACCGGATCGTCAATCCGAGCGCCGGACACTGCAAGCTCTGCGCACGGCGCTGGCCGCGCGGATCGATCGGCGTCCGCCGCCCGTGCTGGTGGTCGTCACGCATATCGATCAATTGCGTCCACTGCGCGAGTGGCGACCGCCCTACGATCTCACCGACACGACCTGTCTCAAGGCGATGAGTATCCAGGCGGCGGTCGCCGCCCTGGCGACCGACCTCGACGTACCCATCGCCCATGTCATACCTGTTTGTCTGGCCGAGGGGCGGTTCTACAACGTGGAGGATACGCTCTGGGCCGCGCTCCTGGAGCAGATGGATCGTGCCCAGCGTGCGCGGTTGCTGCGGTGTCAGGTGGCACAGCGGCGCCAGGAGAATTGGACGCTGCTTCGGCGCCAGCTCGCCAACGCGGGACGCTTCTTGCTTGCCTGGCCCGGACGATCATCGCGCCATTCGGCACCGCCTTGA
- a CDS encoding YcjF family protein, with the protein MERTGRWRRLSEALLNPRVDDRRLESALASARERAPVPLIWLIGKTQSGKTSIIRALTGSPAAEIGNGFQPCTRTARIYDFPATAPVVRFLDTRGLGEVDYDPEDDIRFGESQAHLLLAVMRACDLDQEVVLGVVRTVRQRHPEWPLVIVQTALHEGYPPDFEHPHPYPFDAEPSPAGLPADLARALRVQRDQAGDLPGRAPVRWVPVDLTLPEDGYAPADYGLEALWKAIDTLSALPLRHLLGRDSEVMDLFEQAAHPHIVGYALAAAGVGALPLVDLAGVPAIQAKMLQSLAALHAQTWDRRTILEFLGLLGTGVGIAYGTRMAGRTLIKLVPYLGQTLGAVWGASASGATTFALGKAAAYYLRRRNLALSTEARALRRVFADQITQGAKLLRESS; encoded by the coding sequence ATGGAGAGGACGGGACGCTGGCGGCGACTGAGCGAGGCACTGCTGAATCCGCGCGTGGACGACCGCCGACTGGAATCGGCCCTCGCCTCGGCGCGCGAGCGCGCCCCCGTGCCGCTGATCTGGCTCATCGGCAAGACCCAGTCGGGCAAGACCTCGATCATCCGTGCCCTGACCGGCAGTCCGGCCGCCGAAATCGGCAACGGCTTCCAACCCTGCACCCGGACCGCGCGGATCTACGACTTTCCGGCCACGGCCCCCGTGGTCCGCTTTCTGGATACGCGCGGTCTGGGTGAGGTCGATTACGACCCGGAAGACGACATCCGGTTCGGCGAGTCCCAGGCCCATCTGCTGCTGGCGGTCATGCGGGCGTGTGATCTGGATCAGGAGGTGGTCCTGGGCGTGGTGCGCACGGTACGCCAGCGTCATCCCGAATGGCCGCTGGTGATCGTTCAGACCGCACTGCACGAAGGTTATCCGCCCGACTTCGAGCACCCGCACCCCTATCCATTCGACGCCGAACCCTCGCCGGCGGGCCTGCCGGCCGATCTGGCGCGCGCGCTCAGGGTGCAGCGTGACCAAGCGGGCGATCTCCCCGGACGTGCCCCGGTACGCTGGGTTCCAGTGGATCTCACGCTACCGGAGGATGGTTACGCGCCCGCCGACTACGGTTTGGAGGCGCTGTGGAAAGCGATCGACACGCTGTCCGCCCTGCCGCTGCGCCATCTGCTCGGGCGCGACTCCGAGGTTATGGATCTGTTCGAGCAGGCGGCACATCCGCACATCGTCGGCTATGCGCTGGCCGCAGCTGGAGTCGGAGCCTTGCCGCTGGTCGACCTGGCCGGTGTGCCCGCGATCCAGGCCAAGATGCTCCAGAGTCTGGCCGCCCTCCACGCGCAGACCTGGGATCGCCGCACCATCCTCGAATTCCTGGGGTTGCTGGGAACCGGCGTCGGAATCGCCTATGGGACACGGATGGCCGGTCGAACTCTGATCAAGCTGGTGCCTTATCTCGGGCAGACGCTGGGCGCGGTCTGGGGCGCGAGCGCCAGTGGCGCGACGACCTTCGCGCTCGGCAAGGCGGCGGCCTATTATCTGCGCCGGCGCAATCTCGCGCTGAGCACGGAGGCACGGGCGCTGCGGCGAGTGTTCGCCGATCAGATCACCCAGGGCGCCAAGCTGCTGCGCGAATCGAGTTGA
- a CDS encoding OmpP1/FadL family transporter, whose protein sequence is MLNTPITRSLALCLATSVCGVQTALASGFMLPESSTAGIGLTNALVANPEERGAFAYNPAAMGFHDRSSLALGTYFVGPNFSVDTTSGHHDSDGAEWMVVPMIQGAFALDDHWRLGLGVSVPFGLETRWSDGAFPAVSGTRTLGGFSIPLGHPLTSKVEVVDLSPTATYRLSDDLSLSAGIDIYWARQAKLDSTLGTLSGDGHGLGFNLGALYRQGAWSVGAVFHSSATLELEGDFTPKSSVLVGLGRLARGQSAELDLSLPWRLQLGARYAFDERLAVEFDISRTGWSAFNDIKVTGRHADTVIFVDQNDWDDANAYRLGATYRLDDRTRLSVGYTYDETGQGDDHFSARVPDNDRHLFGLGLARSLGNGLSLEAAYMYVRALDRDYRGSRNYRGGDLNGSTALSGEYSMDAHLIGLEVVKVF, encoded by the coding sequence ATGCTCAATACCCCGATCACCCGCTCGCTGGCACTCTGTCTGGCCACGAGCGTCTGTGGCGTCCAGACGGCCCTGGCCTCCGGTTTCATGCTGCCGGAATCCTCGACTGCCGGTATCGGTCTGACCAACGCCCTGGTCGCCAACCCCGAGGAACGGGGCGCCTTTGCCTACAATCCCGCCGCCATGGGCTTCCATGACCGCTCCAGCCTGGCGCTCGGCACCTATTTCGTCGGTCCCAACTTCAGCGTGGACACCACGAGTGGCCACCACGACAGTGATGGTGCCGAGTGGATGGTCGTCCCTATGATCCAGGGGGCTTTCGCGCTCGACGATCACTGGCGTCTCGGACTCGGTGTCAGCGTCCCCTTCGGACTGGAGACGCGCTGGTCGGATGGCGCTTTTCCGGCGGTCAGCGGCACGCGCACCCTCGGTGGCTTCAGTATCCCGCTCGGTCATCCGCTGACCAGCAAGGTCGAGGTCGTCGACCTCAGCCCGACCGCAACCTATCGGCTCAGTGACGATCTGAGTCTGTCGGCCGGAATCGACATCTATTGGGCCAGACAGGCCAAACTGGACTCGACGCTCGGCACACTCAGCGGCGATGGTCACGGACTGGGTTTCAACCTCGGAGCCCTCTACCGCCAGGGCGCCTGGAGTGTCGGCGCGGTGTTCCACTCATCGGCCACCCTGGAACTCGAGGGTGACTTCACACCCAAGAGCTCGGTTCTGGTCGGTCTCGGGCGTCTGGCGCGCGGACAGTCGGCCGAGCTGGATCTGTCCTTGCCCTGGCGTCTGCAGCTGGGCGCGCGCTATGCGTTCGACGAGCGTCTGGCCGTCGAGTTCGATATCAGCCGTACCGGCTGGAGCGCGTTCAATGACATCAAGGTCACGGGCCGGCACGCGGACACCGTGATCTTCGTCGACCAGAACGACTGGGACGACGCCAATGCCTATCGACTCGGCGCGACCTATCGACTCGACGATCGGACTCGGCTGAGTGTCGGTTACACCTATGATGAGACCGGACAGGGCGACGATCACTTCAGCGCCCGCGTGCCCGACAACGACCGTCATCTCTTCGGCCTGGGTCTGGCCCGATCACTTGGCAACGGACTGTCACTGGAGGCGGCCTACATGTACGTTCGCGCCCTGGATCGTGACTATCGTGGCTCCAGAAACTACAGGGGCGGCGACCTGAACGGCTCGACCGCGCTGAGCGGAGAGTACAGCATGGATGCGCATCTGATCGGTCTGGAGGTCGTCAAGGTCTTCTGA
- the phoU gene encoding phosphate signaling complex protein PhoU, whose protein sequence is MQLLIEKKREALRAGILSLGEQVAAGLHRSLEALRHQDSDLARRIVADDALINRERRFLEQQALVVLASHQPAGRDLRLIGASLEMIAELERIADHAADVARILLKAPALPLPQEPAKRIGLMGDIALAMFTRVMAVYAENGDADQARAAVAREDEVDALEEAAVRDVIAWLCDQQASSCLLGMQLLWIAHHYERVADRATNIAERLVYIETAETPELN, encoded by the coding sequence ATGCAACTCCTGATCGAGAAGAAACGCGAGGCTCTGCGTGCAGGCATCCTGTCGCTGGGTGAACAGGTCGCCGCCGGCCTGCATCGTTCACTGGAGGCCCTGCGCCACCAGGACTCGGATCTGGCCCGCCGGATCGTCGCCGATGATGCCCTCATCAACCGTGAACGGCGCTTCCTGGAACAGCAGGCGCTCGTCGTGCTGGCCTCACATCAGCCGGCCGGACGCGATCTGCGTCTGATCGGCGCCTCGCTCGAAATGATCGCCGAGCTGGAACGCATCGCCGATCATGCCGCCGATGTCGCGCGAATCCTGCTGAAGGCCCCAGCCCTGCCGCTCCCCCAGGAGCCGGCCAAGCGTATCGGTCTGATGGGCGACATCGCGCTGGCGATGTTCACCCGCGTCATGGCCGTGTATGCCGAGAACGGCGACGCCGATCAGGCACGCGCCGCCGTGGCACGCGAGGACGAGGTCGATGCCCTGGAAGAAGCGGCCGTCCGCGATGTCATCGCCTGGCTGTGCGACCAACAGGCTTCCTCGTGCCTGCTCGGGATGCAACTGCTCTGGATTGCTCACCACTACGAACGGGTCGCCGACCGTGCCACCAACATCGCCGAGCGTCTCGTCTATATCGAGACGGCCGAGACGCCCGAACTCAACTAA